Proteins encoded together in one Roseibacterium elongatum DSM 19469 window:
- a CDS encoding carboxymuconolactone decarboxylase family protein — MTWTDKAKDMRNDLRALNRTIPDATKGFGTLSKAVKENGVLDLKTKEFVALGISIAVRCEPCIIFHVEAAINAGTTREELGDVLAMAVQMGGGPSLMYAAKALAVYDEMTGT; from the coding sequence AGACATGCGCAACGATCTGCGCGCGCTAAACCGCACCATTCCCGACGCGACCAAGGGGTTCGGCACCCTGTCCAAAGCGGTGAAGGAAAACGGCGTTCTCGACCTGAAAACCAAGGAATTCGTAGCCCTTGGCATCTCGATCGCGGTGCGCTGCGAGCCCTGCATCATCTTTCACGTCGAGGCCGCGATCAACGCCGGCACCACGCGCGAGGAACTGGGCGATGTTCTGGCCATGGCCGTGCAGATGGGCGGGGGCCCGTCGCTGATGTATGCCGCCAAGGCGCTGGCGGTCTATGACGAGATGACCGGCACCTGA